One genomic region from Eptesicus fuscus isolate TK198812 chromosome 4, DD_ASM_mEF_20220401, whole genome shotgun sequence encodes:
- the NTAN1 gene encoding protein N-terminal asparagine amidohydrolase isoform X1: MPLLVEGRRVQLPQSAADLVRAHPLLEERARLLRGQSVQQVGPQGLLYVQQRELAVTSPKDGSISILGSDDATTCHIVVLRHTGNGATCLTHCDGTDTKAEVPLIMNSIKSFSDHAQCGRLEVHLVGGFSDDRQLSQKLTHQLLSEFDRQEDDIHLVTLCVTELNDREENENHFPIIYGIAVNVKTAEIYRASFQDRGPEEELRAARALTGGPMVSIYDAKTEQLRIGPYSWVPFPHVDFWLQQDDKQILEVRIYKNLSTSPLAEPPHFVEHIRTTLMFLKKYPSPTNTLFPGNKALLYKKNEDGLWEKVLSTRS, from the exons ATGCCGCTGCTGGTTGAGGGGCGGCGAGTGCAGCTGCCGCAGTCCGCCGCGGACCTCGTCCGAGCCCACCCGCTTCTCGAG gaAAGAGCCAGACTTCTCAGAGGTCAGTCTGTTCAACAAGTGGGACCCcagggccttctgtatgttcagCAAAGAGAGCTTGCAGTGACCTCCCCAAAGGATG gcTCCATCTCCATTCTGGGTTCTGATGATGCCACCACTTGTCACATTGTGGTCCTGAGGCACACAG GTAATGGGGCTACCTGCTTGACACATTGTGATGGAACTGACACCAAAGCTGAGGTCCCCTTGATCATGAACTCCATAAAATCCTTTTCTGACCACGCTCAATGTGGAAG GCTGGAAGTGCACCTCGTGGGCGGCTTCAGTGACGATAGGCAGTTGTCACAAAAACTTACTCATCAACTTCTTA GTGAATTTGACAGACAAGAAGATGACATTCACTTAGTGACATTATGTGTGACAG aaTTAAATGACCGGGAAGAAAACGAAAACCACTTTCCAATCATTTATGGCATTG CTGTCAACGTTAAAACTGCAGAGATCTACAGAGCCTCCTTCCAAGATCGCGGTCCGGAGGAGGAGCTGCGTGCTGCCCGAGCTTTAACAGGAGGACCA ATGGTTAGTATTTACGATGCAAAGACAGAACAACTTCGTATAGGACCGTATTCCTGGGTGCCATTTCCACATGTGGATTTCTGGTTGCAGCAAGATGATAAGCAAATACTAGAGGTGAGAATTTACAAG AACCTTTCCACTTCACCTCTGGCCGAGCCCCCCCACTTTGTTGAACATATTAGAACAAccttgatgtttttaaaaaaatacccatcTCCAACAAACACACTATTTCCTGGAAATAAAGCTCTGCTctacaaaaaaaatgaagatggcTTATGGGAAAAGGTCCTTTCTACAAGAAGCTAA
- the NTAN1 gene encoding protein N-terminal asparagine amidohydrolase isoform X5, translated as MPLLVEGRRVQLPQSAADLVRAHPLLEERARLLRGQSVQQVGPQGLLYVQQRELAVTSPKDGSISILGSDDATTCHIVVLRHTGNGATCLTHCDGTDTKAEVPLIMNSIKSFSDHAQCGRLEVHLVGGFSDDRQLSQKLTHQLLSEFDRQEDDIHLVTLCVTELNDREENENHFPIIYGIAVNVKTAEIYRASFQDRGPEEELRAARALTGGPMVSIYDAKTEQLRIGPYSWVPFPHVDFWLQQDDKQILEVRIYK; from the exons ATGCCGCTGCTGGTTGAGGGGCGGCGAGTGCAGCTGCCGCAGTCCGCCGCGGACCTCGTCCGAGCCCACCCGCTTCTCGAG gaAAGAGCCAGACTTCTCAGAGGTCAGTCTGTTCAACAAGTGGGACCCcagggccttctgtatgttcagCAAAGAGAGCTTGCAGTGACCTCCCCAAAGGATG gcTCCATCTCCATTCTGGGTTCTGATGATGCCACCACTTGTCACATTGTGGTCCTGAGGCACACAG GTAATGGGGCTACCTGCTTGACACATTGTGATGGAACTGACACCAAAGCTGAGGTCCCCTTGATCATGAACTCCATAAAATCCTTTTCTGACCACGCTCAATGTGGAAG GCTGGAAGTGCACCTCGTGGGCGGCTTCAGTGACGATAGGCAGTTGTCACAAAAACTTACTCATCAACTTCTTA GTGAATTTGACAGACAAGAAGATGACATTCACTTAGTGACATTATGTGTGACAG aaTTAAATGACCGGGAAGAAAACGAAAACCACTTTCCAATCATTTATGGCATTG CTGTCAACGTTAAAACTGCAGAGATCTACAGAGCCTCCTTCCAAGATCGCGGTCCGGAGGAGGAGCTGCGTGCTGCCCGAGCTTTAACAGGAGGACCA ATGGTTAGTATTTACGATGCAAAGACAGAACAACTTCGTATAGGACCGTATTCCTGGGTGCCATTTCCACATGTGGATTTCTGGTTGCAGCAAGATGATAAGCAAATACTAGAGGTGAGAATTTACAAG
- the NTAN1 gene encoding protein N-terminal asparagine amidohydrolase isoform X4 — translation MPLLVEGRRVQLPQSAADLVRAHPLLEERARLLRGQSVQQVGPQGLLYVQQRELAVTSPKDGSISILGSDDATTCHIVVLRHTGNGATCLTHCDGTDTKAEVPLIMNSIKSFSDHAQCGRLEVHLVGGFSDDRQLSQKLTHQLLSEFDRQEDDIHLVTLCVTELNDREENENHFPIIYGIAVNVKTAEIYRASFQDRGPEEELRAARALTGGPMVSIYDAKTEQLRIGPYSWVPFPHVDFWLQQDDKQILESELRTS, via the exons ATGCCGCTGCTGGTTGAGGGGCGGCGAGTGCAGCTGCCGCAGTCCGCCGCGGACCTCGTCCGAGCCCACCCGCTTCTCGAG gaAAGAGCCAGACTTCTCAGAGGTCAGTCTGTTCAACAAGTGGGACCCcagggccttctgtatgttcagCAAAGAGAGCTTGCAGTGACCTCCCCAAAGGATG gcTCCATCTCCATTCTGGGTTCTGATGATGCCACCACTTGTCACATTGTGGTCCTGAGGCACACAG GTAATGGGGCTACCTGCTTGACACATTGTGATGGAACTGACACCAAAGCTGAGGTCCCCTTGATCATGAACTCCATAAAATCCTTTTCTGACCACGCTCAATGTGGAAG GCTGGAAGTGCACCTCGTGGGCGGCTTCAGTGACGATAGGCAGTTGTCACAAAAACTTACTCATCAACTTCTTA GTGAATTTGACAGACAAGAAGATGACATTCACTTAGTGACATTATGTGTGACAG aaTTAAATGACCGGGAAGAAAACGAAAACCACTTTCCAATCATTTATGGCATTG CTGTCAACGTTAAAACTGCAGAGATCTACAGAGCCTCCTTCCAAGATCGCGGTCCGGAGGAGGAGCTGCGTGCTGCCCGAGCTTTAACAGGAGGACCA ATGGTTAGTATTTACGATGCAAAGACAGAACAACTTCGTATAGGACCGTATTCCTGGGTGCCATTTCCACATGTGGATTTCTGGTTGCAGCAAGATGATAAGCAAATACTAGAG AGTGAACTGAGAACATCCTGA
- the NTAN1 gene encoding protein N-terminal asparagine amidohydrolase isoform X6, with product MPLLVEGRRVQLPQSAADLVRAHPLLEERARLLRGQSVQQVGPQGLLYVQQRELAVTSPKDGSISILGSDDATTCHIVVLRHTGNGATCLTHCDGTDTKAEVPLIMNSIKSFSDHAQCGRLEVHLVGGFSDDRQLSQKLTHQLLSEFDRQEDDIHLVTLCVTELNDREENENHFPIIYGIAVNVKTAEIYRASFQDRGPEEELRAARALTGGPMVSIYDAKTEQLRIGPYSWVPFPHVDFWLQQDDKQILE from the exons ATGCCGCTGCTGGTTGAGGGGCGGCGAGTGCAGCTGCCGCAGTCCGCCGCGGACCTCGTCCGAGCCCACCCGCTTCTCGAG gaAAGAGCCAGACTTCTCAGAGGTCAGTCTGTTCAACAAGTGGGACCCcagggccttctgtatgttcagCAAAGAGAGCTTGCAGTGACCTCCCCAAAGGATG gcTCCATCTCCATTCTGGGTTCTGATGATGCCACCACTTGTCACATTGTGGTCCTGAGGCACACAG GTAATGGGGCTACCTGCTTGACACATTGTGATGGAACTGACACCAAAGCTGAGGTCCCCTTGATCATGAACTCCATAAAATCCTTTTCTGACCACGCTCAATGTGGAAG GCTGGAAGTGCACCTCGTGGGCGGCTTCAGTGACGATAGGCAGTTGTCACAAAAACTTACTCATCAACTTCTTA GTGAATTTGACAGACAAGAAGATGACATTCACTTAGTGACATTATGTGTGACAG aaTTAAATGACCGGGAAGAAAACGAAAACCACTTTCCAATCATTTATGGCATTG CTGTCAACGTTAAAACTGCAGAGATCTACAGAGCCTCCTTCCAAGATCGCGGTCCGGAGGAGGAGCTGCGTGCTGCCCGAGCTTTAACAGGAGGACCA ATGGTTAGTATTTACGATGCAAAGACAGAACAACTTCGTATAGGACCGTATTCCTGGGTGCCATTTCCACATGTGGATTTCTGGTTGCAGCAAGATGATAAGCAAATACTAGAG
- the NTAN1 gene encoding protein N-terminal asparagine amidohydrolase isoform X3, with translation MPLLVEGRRVQLPQSAADLVRAHPLLEERARLLRGQSVQQVGPQGLLYVQQRELAVTSPKDGSISILGSDDATTCHIVVLRHTGNGATCLTHCDGTDTKAEVPLIMNSIKSFSDHAQCGRLEVHLVGGFSDDRQLSQKLTHQLLSEFDRQEDDIHLVTLCVTELNDREENENHFPIIYGIAVNVKTAEIYRASFQDRGPEEELRAARALTGGPMVSIYDAKTEQLRIGPYSWVPFPHVDFWLQQDDKQILENLSTSPLAEPPHFVEHIRTTLMFLKKYPSPTNTLFPGNKALLYKKNEDGLWEKVLSTRS, from the exons ATGCCGCTGCTGGTTGAGGGGCGGCGAGTGCAGCTGCCGCAGTCCGCCGCGGACCTCGTCCGAGCCCACCCGCTTCTCGAG gaAAGAGCCAGACTTCTCAGAGGTCAGTCTGTTCAACAAGTGGGACCCcagggccttctgtatgttcagCAAAGAGAGCTTGCAGTGACCTCCCCAAAGGATG gcTCCATCTCCATTCTGGGTTCTGATGATGCCACCACTTGTCACATTGTGGTCCTGAGGCACACAG GTAATGGGGCTACCTGCTTGACACATTGTGATGGAACTGACACCAAAGCTGAGGTCCCCTTGATCATGAACTCCATAAAATCCTTTTCTGACCACGCTCAATGTGGAAG GCTGGAAGTGCACCTCGTGGGCGGCTTCAGTGACGATAGGCAGTTGTCACAAAAACTTACTCATCAACTTCTTA GTGAATTTGACAGACAAGAAGATGACATTCACTTAGTGACATTATGTGTGACAG aaTTAAATGACCGGGAAGAAAACGAAAACCACTTTCCAATCATTTATGGCATTG CTGTCAACGTTAAAACTGCAGAGATCTACAGAGCCTCCTTCCAAGATCGCGGTCCGGAGGAGGAGCTGCGTGCTGCCCGAGCTTTAACAGGAGGACCA ATGGTTAGTATTTACGATGCAAAGACAGAACAACTTCGTATAGGACCGTATTCCTGGGTGCCATTTCCACATGTGGATTTCTGGTTGCAGCAAGATGATAAGCAAATACTAGAG AACCTTTCCACTTCACCTCTGGCCGAGCCCCCCCACTTTGTTGAACATATTAGAACAAccttgatgtttttaaaaaaatacccatcTCCAACAAACACACTATTTCCTGGAAATAAAGCTCTGCTctacaaaaaaaatgaagatggcTTATGGGAAAAGGTCCTTTCTACAAGAAGCTAA